In Helianthus annuus cultivar XRQ/B chromosome 3, HanXRQr2.0-SUNRISE, whole genome shotgun sequence, a single window of DNA contains:
- the LOC110931650 gene encoding protein Ycf2-like, which yields MEVQKKTNGDDYVEITGYKAATTPLSPPQDKPESSHPKDTNFDYIFEGLPTATGIYTEDIPEDDYDMFNNEAVNELMKKVAELEKEKAKVEAERNALKKRIEELMMANDQIRLVLIDQEEKLENNSKIFDVMQEEIAKLNKELEKQNDINQTLNQLISEISEASANEIRGIKIEMEAMKADKVMKDNQLSMLTAIIESQLKVDIHAAFNEVEVKRAEERRFERERLLAQEATERRMGVVEDVLDSSSQPEVEGSSAQQDIEMIEVEDVQDQDIEDVIDEQGQHFMLVGESSEPFDVNKVLGRVSVIQRKRKAKEMLLLEWKTQQFVLVGRASIVPYSIKEVARQIKIKEKRRKAKIARGEMVEDDSDIELFGDEEEDEDDNVDDKKDDNDDKDDKGDDDNDQGASRLLIKDPNVQERIEELMNDEINE from the coding sequence ATGGAAGTTCAAAAGAAGACGAATGGTGATGATTATGTTGAAATCACAGGATACAAAGCTGCTACTACTCCACTATCACCTCCACAAGATAAACCAGAATCCTCACATCCAAAAGATACAAATTTTGATTATATATTTGAAGGTCTTCCAACTGCAACAGGGATCTACACAGAAGACATTCCTGAAGATGACTATGATATGTTCAACAACGAAGCAGTAAATGAATTgatgaagaaggttgctgaacTCGAAAAGGAGAAAGCTAAAGTTGAAGCAGAGCGAAATGCTTTAAAGAAACGAATTGAAGAGCTGATGATGGCAAATGATCAAATCAGATTGGTCTTAATAGATCAAGAAGAGAAATTGGAAAATAACTCAAAGATCTTTGATGTCATGCAAGAAGAAATTGCAAAGTTGAATAAAGAGCTAGAAAAGCAGAACGACATCAATCAGACATTAAACCAGCTGATTAGTGAGATTTCTGAAGCTTCAGCAAATGAAATAAGAGGAATAAAAATAGAGATGGAAGCCATGAAGGCTGATAAAGTGATGAAAGACAATCAGCTCAGCATGTTAACTGCCATCATTGAAAGTCAGTTAAAAGTTGATATTCATGCTGCTTTCAATGAAGTTGAGGTAAAAAGAGCTGAAGAGCGTAGATTTGAACGAGAAAGACTACTAGCTCAAGAGGCAACTGAAAGAAGAATGGGCGTGGTTGAGGACGTTCTTGATTCGTCAAGTCAGCCTGAAGTTGAAGGATCGTCAGCTCAACAAGACattgaaatgatagaagttgaaGATGTTCAGGATCAAGACATTGAAGATGTTATTGATGAACAAGGTCAACACTTCATGCTGGTAGGTGAGTCTTCTGAACCCTTTGATGTTAATAAAGTTCTTGGGAGAGTTAGTGTTATTCAAAGGAAAAGAAAAGCAAAAGAAATGTTGCTGTTAGAATGGAAGACACAGCAGTTTGTTCTTGTTGGTAGAGCTTCCATAGTGCCTTATAGCATAAAAGAAGTTGCTCGTCAAATCAAGATTAAAGAAAAGCGAAGAAAAGCTAAGATAGCACgtggagaaatggttgaagaCGATTCTGATATAGAATTGTTTGGAgacgaagaagaagatgaagatgataatGTTGATGATAAGAAAGATGACAATGATGATAAAGATGACAAGGGTGATGATGACAATGATCAAGGTGCTTCTCGGTTATTGATCAAGGATCCTAATGTTCAAGAAAGGATTGAAGAATTGATGAATGATGAAATCAACGAATAG